The following proteins are co-located in the Telopea speciosissima isolate NSW1024214 ecotype Mountain lineage chromosome 9, Tspe_v1, whole genome shotgun sequence genome:
- the LOC122638777 gene encoding uncharacterized protein LOC122638777, whose amino-acid sequence MYELFSRCEKYINLAEVLAVEREDKIEKRPPTRKEEIPREVGAKRNRDDEDGKKGKDDRKAWIPRVPERESEPKYTALTHTRAYVLNEIKDQVALRWLAKMVKPAYERNKNKYCHFHQDHDHNTEECRQLKDEIEALIQRGRLNRFVKKEANNRNMDSRAREPKERCKSSPKADKEEPLRGKPHIENAPLREITTIFGGPGMGGKTSNFRKQHAQNVLQTETAIKKRRTSYPITFFDEDLIDIQKHHDDALVIKMVITNCMVGRILVDNGSSVDVLYYDAFEKMLLKP is encoded by the coding sequence ATGTATGAACTATTCTCAAGGTGTGAAAAGTATATCAACTTGGCTGAAGTTCTTGCGGTAGAAAGAGAAGACAAGATTGAGAAGAGACCTCCGACGAGGAAGGAAGAAATTCCACGGGAGGTCGGAGCAAAGCGTAACCGAGATGACGAggatggaaagaaaggaaaagatgatAGAAAAGCTTGGATACCTCGGGTCCCAGAAAGAGAATCCGAACCAAAGTATACCGCACTGACGCACACCCGGGCATATGTGTTAAATGAAATCAAGGATCAGGTTGCACTGCGTTGGCTAGCCAAGATGGTCAAACCAGCGTATGAACGTAATAAAAATAAGTATTGTCATTTTCACCAAGATCACGACCACAATACTGAGGAGTGTAGACAGCTAAAAGACGAGATAGAAGCACTTATCCAAAGGGGACGTCTCAACCGATTTGTTAAAAAGGAGGCGAACAATCGAAATATGGATTCCCGAGCTCGGGAACCCAAGGAAAGGTGCAAGTCATCTCCCAAGGCAGATAAAGAAGAACCCCTCCGAGGTAAGCCCCACATTGAGAATGCACCCTTGAGAGAGATCACAACTATATTTGGTGGACCTGGTATGGGAGGAAAAACCTCCAACTTTCGAAAGCAGCATGCGCAGAATGTACTCCAAACTGAGACTGCCATTAAGAAGAGGAGGACCAGTTACCCGATAACCTTTTTTGATGAAGATCTGATAGATATCCAGAAGCATCATGACGATGCTCTAGTGATCAAGATGGTAATCACCAATTGTATGGTGGGGAGAATCTTGGTTGATAATGGGAGCTCGGTTGATGTCCTGTATTATGACGCGTTTGAAAAGATGCTCTTGAAACCCTAG